A portion of the Glycine max cultivar Williams 82 chromosome 10, Glycine_max_v4.0, whole genome shotgun sequence genome contains these proteins:
- the LOC100799515 gene encoding Probable choline kinase 2-like has protein sequence MAIKTMELLKGCGSQEEIMEVLSAVASDLGDVIDDVNTLQVIPLNGALTNEVFQINWPTKNDGEVRKVLIRLYGEGVEVFFDREEEIRTFECISKHGQGPRLLGRFTSGRVEEFIHARTLSAADLRDPEVSALIASKMREFHNLHMPGAKKAQIWHRVRKWLGQAKSLCSPKDAKKFGLDNLDEEINILEKKLSEGYQEIVFCHNDLQYGNIMMDEETRLITIIDYEYAGYNPIAYDLANHFCEMVADYHSDTPHVLDYKKYPGLEERQRFIRNYLSSEGNKPSNAKVNQLVKAAEKYTLANHLFWGLWGLISSYVNKIDFDYKEYGRQRFQQYWIRKPTLLDSPSIVSLDETVNGLLSSFT, from the exons ATGGCCATAAAGACAATGGAACTATTGAAAGGGTGCGGATCACAGGAAGAGATAATGGAAGTGCTTTCTGCAGTGGCTTCGGATTTGGGGGATGTGATCGATGATGTGAACACCTTGCAGGTGATTCCACTGAATGGTGCATTGACCAATGAAGTTTTTCAGATAAACTGGCCAACCAAAAATGATGGTGAGGTCAGAAAGGTTCTGATTCGTTTATATGGGGAAGGTGTTGAAGTTTTCTTTGACAGGGAAGAAGAAATTCGAACCTTTGAGTGCATTTCAAAGCATGGTCAGGGTCCACGCCTTCTTGGCCGATTCACCTCTGGCAGAGTTGAGGAGTTTATTCATGCCAGA aCTCTATCAGCTGCTGACCTCCGTGACCCTGAAGTATCTGCTTTGATAGCATCTAAGATGAGAGAGTTCCATAATCTTCATATGCCTGGTGCAAAGAAGGCTCAGATTTGGCACAGAGTGAG GAAGTGGCTTGGTCAAGCCAAAAGTCTGTGCTCCCCAAAGGATGCAAAAAAATTTGGCTTGGACAATCTGGATGAGGAAATAAATATCCTGGAGAAGAAGTTATCTGAAGGATATCAAGAGATTGTTTTTTGTCACAATGACTTACAATATGGTAACATAATGATGGATGAAGAGACAAGATTAATCACTATAATT GACTACGAATATGCCGGTTATAATCCTATTGCATATGACCTGGCCAATCATTTCTGTGAAATGGTGGCAGATTACCACAGTGACACACCTCATGTTCTTGACTACAAGAAATATCCAG GACTAGAGGAACGTCAAAGATTTATTCGCAACTATCTGAGTTCTGAAG GCAATAAACCAAGCAATGCTAAAGTGAACCAGTTAGTGAAAGCTGCAGAAAAATACACTCTTGCAAACCATCTATTTTGGGGTTTGTGGGGACTTATTTCG AGTTATGTGAACAAAATTGACTTTGACTATAAGGAGTATGGAAGGCAGAGGTTTCAGCAATACTGGATAAGGAAGCCTACTTTATTGGACTCACCAAGCATCGTTTCCCTAGATGAAACTGTGAATGGATTGCTGTCATCCTTCACGTGA